One window of the Podospora pseudocomata strain CBS 415.72m chromosome 7, whole genome shotgun sequence genome contains the following:
- a CDS encoding hypothetical protein (EggNog:ENOG503NWWM; COG:V) — translation MPYHPSSPAPMITGVPGAIVAMTGQAGFSQPKKRYIDVPSEDLLDVGETSSYLMGALEDIIVNFPPRSRYPHEALQGLWSGPTGIAYLLLQVSARLPDLIVSGQPALHWAQCYIAGSRGHNLRLGSHGCGVSDERLAFEAVRAALTKDLSHVRDFVATVEQVAEVAEFPDENLYGRGGTLYLLRMVKHWVGADKCGKIIDPAMAEIANTILNNGLGSPGKNGSPREDGRAKWSWHGTRYLGAVHGDIGIITQVVLSMPNLADRVERVLEKLLMMQQHDGNWPSSEGHTSPGKGLVQFCHGAPGFVVSLCSLRAYFPRLQDKIDGALKRARQCIWTQGLLKKEPNLCHGIFGNALCFPPGPQRQHFLAVATPENVAHMKCSDTTGTVFERADYGRSYSTLTSYAPCAVWTWLVAGEPDPIMLGYNDV, via the exons ATGCCGTACCACCCTTCGTCCCCGGCGCCGATGATCACGGGCGTGCCGGGAGCCATCGTGGCCATGACGGGTCAGGCTGGCTTCTCCCAGCCCAAGAAGCGATACATCGACGTCCCCTCGGAGGACCTCCTCGACGTCGGCGAGACCAGCAGCTACCTGATGGGTGCGCTCGAAgacatcatcgtcaactTCCCTCCTCGAAGCCGATACCCGCACGAAGCTCTGCAGGGCCTCTGGTCTGGCCCCACGGGCATCGCGTACCTCCTGCTTCAGGTCAGCGCCAGACTCCCAGATTTAATCGTATCCGGTCAGCCGGCCTTGCACTGGGCTCAGTGCTATATTGCTGGGTCTAGGGGACACAACTTGCGGTTGGGGAGCCACGGTTGCGGGGTGTCGGATGAGAGACTGGCATTTGAAGCTGTCAGAGCTGCCCTAACAAAGGATCTCAGCCACGTCAGGGACTTTGTTGCGACAGTGGAGCAGGTCGCCGAAGTGGCCGAATTTCCAGACGAAAACCTGtatgggaggggagggacgTTGTATCTGCTGAGAATGGTGAAGCATTGGGTCGGTGCTGATAAGTGCGGCAAGATTATTGACCCTGCTATGGCTGAGATTGCCAACACCATCCTGAATAACGGGCTGGGGTCACCAGGGAAGAACGGAAGTCCCCGTGAAGATGGACGAGCAAAATGGAGCTGGCACGGAACACGGTACTTGGGAGCAGTGCATGGAGACATTGGCATCATTACTCAAGTGGTGCTCTCCATGCCAAATTTGGCAGacagggtggagagggtgctggagaagttgttgatgatgcagcagcaCGATGGGAACTGGCCCAGCAGTGAAGGCCATACGAGCCCTGGGAAAGGTTTGGTTCAATTTTGCCACGGCGCGCCAGGGTTCGTGGTATCGCTTTGCTCTTTGCGGGCATATTTCCCACGACTACAGGACAAGATCGACGGAGCGCTCAAAAGGGCAAGGCAATGCATCTGGACGCAGGGGTTGTTGAAAAAGGAGCCGAACTTGTGCCATGGAATATTTGGCAATGCTTT ATGTTTTCCGCCCGGCCCACAGCGACAGCACTTTCTGGCAGTCGCTACACCTGAGAATGTGGCCCACATGAAGTGCTCAGATACAACCGGCACGGTATTCGAAAGGGCTGATTACGGACGATCATACTCAACCTTGACAAGCTACGCTCCCTGCGCGGTTTGGACCTGGCTAGTCGCGGGGGAACCAGATCCTATCATGTTGGGGTATAACGATGTCTAG
- a CDS encoding hypothetical protein (EggNog:ENOG503NYGY), whose product MSSRLPARIVPRATRVARTTKSTPRRFQSTASSTTQAAANAAPSGTGHFASGVAGGIAGAALLYGIYTMTPSGKMMKTMNATVKETNKKYEQLAATLKNKTPSTDEALGKVKEVCYSYAGWVPGGRQYVDVAFKDIEDIRDANKEEVDKLVAETYKEFQNITAAGLTLEAASRSWEALQKLSQRIANLSANASEQLLDNHPQLKEKFGGSFDTLKQMGSQYGPEAKKIVDDTWKQVNDIIKGGFTTENADKVRKLVEEKTQQVRKMGDQVWDKGLETAKPYLDKSPAVRDLINNNKDILKQGNASELFSKIKSMSESGDSSKLEDYVKQAVNKAKESGDTGKSWTSSIVGGSTGFGVLSQFLGSSSEGVTQKVKDNIGVLSEVYKKHSDEGQKLLEETQEDLRKLLEEKAKKAQKIADAAAKGQ is encoded by the coding sequence ATGTCGTCCAGACTTCCCGCCCGCATCGTACCCCGCGCGACTCGCGTGGCTCGCACCACCAAATCCACCCCTCGTCGTTTCCAGTCCACAGCTTCTTCCACCACACAAGCCGCAGCCAATGCCGCCCCCAGCGGGACAGGTCACTTCGCTTCCGGCGTTGCTGGCGGTATCGCCGGCGCTGCCCTCCTCTATGGAATTTACACCATGACCCCATCGggcaagatgatgaagacgatgaaCGCAACCGTCAAGGAGACCAACAAGAAGTATGAACAGCTCGCCGCCACCCTCAAGAACAAGACTCCCTCCACCGATGAGGCTCttggcaaggtcaaggaggtcTGCTACTCCTATGCTGGCTGGGTACCAGGAGGCCGTCAGTATGTCGATGTTGCCTTCAAGGATATTGAAGACATTCGGGACGCGAAcaaggaagaggttgacaAGCTCGTCGCCGAGACATACAAGGAGTTTCAGAACATCACGGCTGCCGGCCTGACTCTCGAGGCCGCTTCCCGCAGCTGGGAGGCCCTGCAAAAGCTGAGCCAGAGAATTGCCAACCTCAGCGCGAATGCTTCGGAGCAACTGCTCGATAACCACCCtcagctcaaggagaagttTGGCGGCTCTTTCGACACCCTGAAGCAGATGGGCTCTCAGTACGGACCAGAGGCCAAGAAAATCGTGGACGACACATGGAAGCAAGtgaacgacatcatcaagggTGGCTTCACCACCGAGAATGCCGACAAGGTGCGGAAGTTGGTCGAGGAGAAGACACAGCAGGTGCGCAAGATGGGTGACCAGGTCTGGGACAAGGGCTTGGAAACTGCCAAGCCTTATCTTGACAAGAGCCCTGCGGTCAGAGACCTGATCAACAATAACAAGGACATCCTCAAGCAAGGAAATGCCTCGGAGCTGTTTTCCAAAATCAAGAGCATGTCCGAGAGCGGTGACTCGAGCAAGCTGGAAGACTATGTGAAGCAGGCCgtcaacaaggccaaggagtcCGGGGACACGGGCAAGAGCTGGACCAGTTCTATTGTGGGAGGAAGCACTGGTTTCGGTGTGCTGAGCCAGTTCCTTGGTTCGTCATCCGAGGGCGTAACACagaaggtcaaggacaaCATTGGTGTCTTGTCCGAGGTGTATAAGAAGCATTCAGACGAGGGTCAAaagctgttggaggagacACAGGAGGACTTGCGCaagctgttggaggagaaggcgaagaaggcccaAAAGATTGccgatgctgctgccaagggACAATGA
- a CDS encoding hypothetical protein (COG:Q; EggNog:ENOG503P2NY) → MAPQYNAETTGSELVTEFAAQIKGKVILTTGVSPKSLGAQFVQLIAEAEPALLILTGRNTTKAQQTAEVVAKAHPNVKTRVLKLDLGSLASVREGAAEVNSWDDVPHIDVLVNNAGIMAVPFALTADGYESQYATNHLGHFLFTNLIIDKLLKSSEPRLVSVSSDAHRFSPVRFDDNDFHRGENYNKWIAYGQAKTANMLMALSFAEKLGKKGLVAVSLHPGVIGTNLGDALDWTGGDVALLNSVDKTLGNREAWEDGLKWKTHDQGVATHVFAAFHPSLKEHNGAYLQDAHVADPWTETVKPWGTSPVEAERLWKLSEKQVGQEFTYN, encoded by the exons ATGGCACCTCAATACAACGCTGAAACGACCGGCTCCGAATTGGTCACCGAATTTGCCGCCCAGATCAAAGGCAAGGTTATTCTCACTACTGGCGTCTCGCCCAAATCTTTGGGGGCACAATTCGTTCAGCTTATCGCGGAAGCTGAACCCGCTCTTCTCATCTTGACCGGCCGCAATACGACCAAGGCGCAACAGACTGCCGAGGTCGTTGCCAAGGCCCACCCCAATGTCAAGACACGGGTTTTGAAGCTGGACCTGGGCTCCCTGGCCTCAGTCCGGGAGGGTGCTGCCGAGGTCAATTCCTGGGACGACGTGCCGCACATCGATGTCCTTGTCAACAATGCCGGAATCATGGCTGTTCCATTCGCACTGACTGCAGATGGTTATGAAAGTCAATACGCTACCAATCATCTGGGCCACTTTTTGTTTACCAACCTGATCATTGATAAGCTCCTCAAGAGCAGTGAACCCAGACTTGTCAGCGTGAGCAGTGATGCCCATCGTTTCAGTCCTGTCAGGTTTGACGACAATGACTTCCAT CGTGGCGAGAACTACAACAAGTGGATTGCATACGGCCAAgccaaaacagccaacatgCTCATGGCTTTATCGTTTGCCGAGAAGTTGGGAAAGAAGGGGCTGGTAGCTGTGAGCTTGCACCCCGGCGTCATCGGTACCAACCTGGGAGATGCTCTCGATTGGACGGGCGGTGATGTTGCCTTGTTGA ATTCTGTTGATAAGACCTTGGGAAACAGGGAAGCATGGGAGGACGGTCTGAAGTGGAAGACACATGATCAGGGCGTGGCCACCCATGTCTTTGCTGCCTTCCACCCCAGCTTGAAAGAGCACAACGGTGCTTATCTTCAGGACGCGCATGTTGCCGATCCCTGGACCGAGACCGTGAAGCCCTGGGGCACAAGCCCGGTGGAGGCTGAGAGGCTTTGGAAGCTGAGCGAGAAGCAAGTCGGACAGGAGTTCACATACAACTGA
- a CDS encoding hypothetical protein (EggNog:ENOG503P722; COG:S): MKFTFAIAAAIFTGLVSALPAKEVESRQVPYIPCSGIYGSAQCCATDVLGLVNLDCGQPPETPTDADTFSAICSAIGQRARCCALPVLDQGVLCNTPAGVQP; this comes from the exons atgaagTTCACTTTCGCCATCGCCGCTGCCATCTTCACTGGCCTCGTCTCTGCCCTCCCTGCCAAGGAGGTCGAGTCTCGCCAAGTGCCCTACATCCCCTGCAGCGGCATCTACGGCTCGGCCCAGTGCTGTGCTACCGACGTTCTCGGTCTTGTGAACCTCGACTGCGGCCAGC CCCCCGAGACTCCCACCGACGCCGATACCTTCAGCGCTATTTGCTCGGCCATCGGCCAGCGTGCCCGCTGCTGCGCTCTCCCTGTC CTCGACCAGGGTGTCCTCTGCAACACCCCTGCTGGCGTCCAGCCTTAA
- a CDS encoding hypothetical protein (EggNog:ENOG503NVX1; CAZy:GH10; COG:G): MHLPTAASLLLSALPLAVATPTPGHGHKEKGLNTYAKEAGLKYFGAATDSPGFRERAGYEAQYPKYDQIMWKSDEFGQTTPTNGQKWLFTEPQQGVFNYTEGNIVTSLAKKHGKYLRCHALVWHSQLAPWVEAKTDWTKDELRAVIVNHVTRVAKAWKGQCYAWDVVNEALEEDGSYRKSVFYNVLGEEYIKLAFATAAKVDPKAKLYYNDYNLEWPHAKTEGTQRIVKMLQKAKIRIDGVGLQAHLIAEQAPTLDQHIDAIKGFTKLGVEVALTELDIRLQVPANATNLAQQKEAYKNAVGACVQVKGCIGVTIWDFYDPFSWVPYVFPGEGAPLLWFEDWSKHPAYYGVQEALKNGTKKGKPGKWW; encoded by the exons ATGCATCTCCCGACAGCTGCCTCGCTCCTCCTCTCAGCACTGCCTCTCGCAGTTGCCACCCCTACTCCCGGCCACGGCcacaaggagaagggtcTCAACACCTACGCCAAAGAGGCCGGTCTGAAGTACTTTGGTGCTGCCACCGACTCGCCCGGTTTCCGTGAGCGGGCTGGCTATGAGGCTCAGTATCCCAAGTATGACCAGATCATGTGGAAGTCGGACGAGTTCGGCCAGACCACACCTACCAACGGACAAAAG TGGCTCTTCACCGAACCACAGCAGGGCGTCTTCAACTATACCGAGGGCAACATTGTTACCTCCCTCGCGAAGAAGCACGGCAAATATCTCCGCTGCCACGCCCTCGTCTGGCACTCTCAGCTCGCCCCTTGGGTTGAGGCCAAGACCGACTGGACCAAGGACGAGCTCCGCGCTGTTATCGTCAACCACGTCACGCGCGTTGCGAAGGCCTGGAAGGGTCAGTGCTACGCTTGGGATGTTGTGAACGAGGcgctcgaggaggatgggagctACCGCAAGTCCGTCTTCTACAACGTCCTGGGCGAGGAGTACATCAAGCTCGCTTTCGCGACCGCTGCCAAGGTCGACCCCAAGGCCAAGCTGTACTACAACGATTACAACTT GGAGTGGCCCCATGCCAAGACTGAGGGCACCCAGCGCATTGTCAAGATGCTCcagaaggccaagatcagAATCGACGGTGTTGGCCTCCAGGCTCACTTGATTGCCGAGCAGGCCCCTACTCTCGACCAGCACATTGACGCCATCAAGGGCTTCACCAAGCTCGGCGTTGAGGTTGCCCTTACCGAGTTGGACATTCGCCTGCAGGTGCCCGCCAACGCCACCAACCTTGCTCAGCAGAAGGAGGCTTACAAGAAC GCTGTTGGCGCTTGCGTCCAGGTCAAGGGCTGCATCGGTGTCACCATCTGGGATTTCTATGACCCCTTCAGCTGGGTTCCCTATGTTTTCCCCGGCGAGGGTGCTCCCCTCCTCTGGTTTGAGGACTGGAGCAAGCACCCCGCCTACTACGGCGTGCAGGAGGCTCTCAAGAACGGcaccaagaagggcaagcCTGGCAAGTGGTGGTAA
- a CDS encoding hypothetical protein (EggNog:ENOG503P23Y), which produces MRRRGHTKSRRGCVQCKLRHVKCDEGRPACSLCTVSARQCSFMSEAPADSPSSSSLSRRRSLAGISTSSVTPRETSTLLSDTSRALYSPTPEGLLNLRHIHLLVHLTSSKDIFDFGATPHRASENSAALALALQKGLQDTYLLYQLLAFSARHLACLHPSQSETYLEQAIALQTHGVSLFNVAQLSQVDRSNCVSFLIYSGILGHHLLADALSFRDQPIDEFLAEYAWCARLHRGVRTIAASSWPLLMESELTGMLSWSQEYLLRKPTGQECSRIRVMVATSASLTGGERQACMEAIDFLQVGFDSVLSADWEELGKEAGSKGNKHQMTYSWSVVVAPEFMALLVDKRPESLVVLGYFCVLLHYARETWQIRDAGRYVFEMVEQCLGEAWRCWLDWPRRMIASD; this is translated from the exons ATGCGGCGCCGGGGCCACACCAAATCCCGGCGTGGCTGTGTGCAATG TAAATTGCGGCATGTGAAG TGTGACGAAGGCCGTCCAGCATGCTCACTTTGTACCGTTTCGGCAAGGCAATGCAGCTTCATGTCCGAAGCCCCGGCAGATAgcccttcttcaagttcgtTGTCTCGACGTCGCAGTCTCGCCGGTATTTCAACGTCCAGTGTCACCCCCCGGGAGACCTCCACACTTCTGTCTGATACAAGCCGGGCCTTATACAGCCCAACCCCCGAGGGGTTGCTCAATCTCcgtcatattcacctcttGGTTCACCTGACATCCTCAAAGGACATCTTCGACTTCGGGGCCACCCCTCATCGGGCGTCCGAGAATTCAGCAGCTCTCGCTCTGGCCTTGCAAAAGGGTCTTCAGGACACCTATCTCCTCTACCAACTCCTTGCCTTTTCAGCTCGCCACCTTGCCTGCCTACATCCTTCTCAATCAGAAACCTACCTCGAGCAAGCCATAGCTCTGCAGACGCATGGCGTCTCTCTGTTCAACGTTGCCCAGCTATCCCAAGTCGACCGGTCCAACTGCGTGAGCTTTCTCATCTACTCTGGCATCCTCGGACATCACCTATTGGCTGATGCTCTCTCTTTCCGAGATCAACCGATCGATGAGTTCCTCGCCGAGTACGCCTGGTGTGCGCGTCTTCATCGTGGAGTGAGGACGATAGCTGCATCATCCTGGCCTCTGCTGATGGAGTCGGAGCTCACTGGGATGCTGTCTTGGAGTCAGGAGTATTTGCTTCGAAAACCGACTGGGCAGGAGTGCTCTCGAATCAGAGTGATGGTTGCCACATCAGCATCGTTGACCGGGGGCGAAAGACAGGCGTGCATGGAGGCGATCGATTTCCTTCAGGTTGGGTTCGATTCAGTACTGTCTGCCGACTGGGAGGAGCTTGGGAAAGAGGCCGGAAGCAAGGGAAACAAGCACCAGATGACTTATTCGTggtctgtggtggtggcccccGAGTTCATGGCTTTGTTGGTGGACAAACGACCCGAgtcgctggtggtgttgggttaTTTTTGTGTGCTGCTGCATTATGCGAGGGAGACTTGGCAGATAAGAGACGCGGGGAGGTATGTTTTCGAGATGGTCGAGCAGTGTCTTGGTGAGgcttggaggtgttggcttGACTGGCCTCGAAGGATGATTGCAAGCGATTAG
- a CDS encoding hypothetical protein (EggNog:ENOG503PC88; COG:P), protein MLLLYNGVLGAPFCHPKSLANFHPFESFDVAPQPSSGSHIFAPRRSSAILALPPTMANPQQQIEGHVSGQANEPLSLPAHCLSASQVAQELQTDTTTGLTSQEATERLARYGANDLGKEKGVKPLEILFAQVFNAMTLILLLALAASFGIQAWIEGGVLAGLIAINVVIGFFQDLQAARTIASLKSLNSATARVVRDGATTTIEASKLVPGDIIELKVGDSVPADARIIEAVNLEADEALLTGESVPARKYPDEVYQDADTGPGDRLNIVFSSSVLTKGRGKAIVFATGMFTEIGAIAAALDDDGTKKRKLERDENGKASIGAYFSFALGKTWDWIGAFLGVTVGTPLQRKLSQLFHYVFMFAIVCAIIILAANKFKARNDVIIYAVATAIGTLPVTLILVLTITMAAGTKVMVQRNVVVRNMRSLEALGGVTNICSDKTGTLTQGKMVTRMAWIPGFGTYSIDTNDAYNPEAGAIAFTDAEPRNMRRSADNGRAVSPKDESHPSLAHYLDIASLANLAKVIRTDNEDGSNQWKANGDPTEIAMQVFATRFGRSGLGIEAGSGWKQLAEFPFDSSIKKMSILAESESTGLVHIFTKGAVERVLSSCVSVSVGNDDSTVAPMTEEFKTTTLANMEALARRGLRVLALANKGGVRPVSEEESRRGLLKREEFEHDLVFRGLVGIYDPPRPESRPSVFKCHEAGIGVHMLTGDHPETARAIAIEVGILPARMELVRADIAQGLVMAAHDFDKLSDDELDKLPELPLVVARCAPSTKVRMIDALHRRGKFVAMTGDGVNDSPSLKRADVGIAMGLGGSDVAKSASDIVLSDDNFASILNAVEEGRRIFDNVQKFMLHVLSANVAFVTTLMVGLAYKDSAGISIFQITPVEILFMLLVAGAFTETGLGFESASKHILKRPPQSLKYGVFTPEFISDLFAYGLIMAICLLTAFIAVIFGMYDGNFGHDCNLRYSESCEGVFRARSTCYTAMMWIFVFFAWELVDSRLSFFHGAFNNTKKWADKLWRNPFLFWSVMAGFFCTFPTLYIPVLNDHVFLHKGIDKEWGVVFGVTIFFFLAAETYKWGKRRYLRKKGEMVRKGEGSSEEDLEKKTFERFYSSDSDYASAGTEKA, encoded by the exons ATGTTGCTGTTATATAATGGCGTCCTCGGCGCCCCTTTCTGTCATCCCAAAAGTCTTGCCAACTTCCACCCCTTCGAATCTTTCGATGTAGCACCCCAGCCAAGTTCCGGATCACACATTTTCGCTCCCCGCCGTTCATCTGCCATCTTGGCTCTGCCGCCCACCATGGCGAACCCTCAGCAGCAAATCGAGGGGCATGTCTCGGGCCAAGCCAACGAGCCCCTTTCTCTCCCTGCCCACTGCCTTTCTGCCTCCCAGGTTGCTCAGGAACTCCAGACAGACACGACAACGGGCTTGACCTCCCAGGAAGCAACTGAGCGCCTGGCCAGATATGGCGCCAACGACCTCGGCAAGGAAAAGGGTGTCAAGCCCCTCGAGATTCTCTTTGCCCAGGTCTTCAACGCCATGACCTTG ATCCTCCTGCTAGCCCTTGCTGCCAGTTTTGGTATCCAGGCCTGGATCGAAGGTGGTGTGTTGGCTGGCCTGATCGCCATCAACGTTGTTATTGGCTTCTTCCAAGATCTTCAAGCTGCCAGAACTATTGCTTCTCTCAAGTCTCTCAACTCTGCCACCGCCCGCGTGGTCAGAGATGGCGCCACAACCACCATTGAAGCCAGCAAGCTGGTTCCCGGCGATATCATCGAGCTCAAGGTTGGCGACAGTGTCCCCGCCGATGCCCGCATCATCGAAGCCGTCAACCTTGAGGCAGATGAGGCGCTCCTCACTGGCGAAAGTGTCCCTGCCCGAAAGTACCCCGACGAAGTCTACCAAGATGCCGATACCGGCCCTGGAGACCGTCTCAACATCGTTTTCTCGTCCAGCGTCTTGACCAAGGGTCGCGGAAAGGCCATTGTTTTCGCAACTGGCATGTTCACCGAGATCGgagccatcgccgccgcgctcgatgatgatggaacCAAGAAGCGGAAGCTGGAACGGGACGAAAACGGCAAGGCCTCGATCGGTGCCTACTTCTCTTTCGCTCTGGGAAAGACATGGGACTGGATCGGCGCATTCCTTGGAGTCACAGTCGGTACCCCGCTCCAGCGGAAGCTGTCGCAGCTGTTTCACTACGTCTTCATGTTTGCCATCGTGTGCGCCATCATCATTCTCGCGGCCAATAAGTTCAAGGCAAGAAACGATGTCATCATCTATGCCGTGGCCACAGCCATCGGTACCCTTCCGGTGACCCTGATTCTTGTGCTCACGATCACCATGGCCGCTGGAACCAAGGTTATGGTGCAGCGCAACGTGGTTGTCCGCAACATGCGCTCTCTCGAAGCTCTCGGCGGCGTTACCAACATTTGCTCCGACAAGACTGGTACCCTCACCCAGGGCAAGATGGTAACCCGTATGGCCTGGATTCCCGGTTTTGGCACCTATTCGATTGACACCAACGACGCCTACAACCCTGAGGCTGGAGCCATCGCCTTCACCGACGCGGAGCCCCGGAACATGAGACGCTCTGCCGACAATGGAAGAGCCGTCAGCCCCAAGGACGAGTCTCACCCTTCTCTCGCTCACTACCTCGACATTGCCTCCCTTGCCAACCTGGCCAAGGTCATCAGAACAGACAACGAAGATGGTTCCAACCAGTGGAAGGCCAACGGTGACCCAACCGAGATCGCCATGCAGGTCTTTGCGACTCGCTTTGGCCGCTCCGGCTTGGGCATCGAGGCCGGTTCGGGCTGGAAGCAGCTGGCTGAGTTCCCCTTTGACTCATCTATCAAGAAGATGTCTATCCTGGCCGAGAGTGAGTCCACTGGCTTGGTGCACATCTTCACCAAGGGTGCCGTCGAGCGCGTTTTGTCTAGCTGTGTCTCCGTGTCTGTTGGCAACGATGACAGCACTGTTGCTCCCATGACCGAGGAGttcaagaccaccaccctggCCAACATGGAAGCTCTTGCCCGTAGAGGTCTTCGCGTTCTCGCCCTTGCCAACAAGGGCGGTGTCAGACCTGtttcggaggaggagtcccGCCGTGGCCTGCTCAAGCGCGAGGAGTTTGAGCATGACTTGGTTTTCAGAGGCTTGGTTGGCATCTACGACCCGCCGAGACCAGAGTCACGGCCCAGTGTGTTCAAGTGCCACGAGGCCGGCATCGGAGTTCACATGTTGACGGGTGATCACCCCGAGACCGCACGGGCTATTGCGATTGAGGTTGGCATCTTGCCTGCTAGGATGGAGCTCGTCAGAGCTGATATCGCCCAGGGACTGGTTATGGCCGCGCATGATTTTGACAAGCTATCGGATGACGAGCTAGACAAGCTGCCAGAGCTGCCTCTCGTGGTGGCCAGATGTGCACCCTCTACCAAGGTCAGGATGATCGACGCTCTTCACAGGCGTGGCAAGTTCGTTGCCATGACTGGCGATGGTGTTAACGACAGCCCCAGTCTGAAGAGAGCCGACGTTGGCATTGCTATGGGATTGGGTGGCAGTGATGTTGCCAAGTCGGCTTCTGACATTGTGCTGAGCGATGACAATTTCGCCAGTATTCTCAAcgctgtggaggagggccgCCGTATCTTTGACAACGTCCAGAAGTTCATGCTTCACGTCTTGTCGGCCAACGTAGCTTTCGTCACCACATTAATGGTTGGTTTGGCTTACAAGGATTCCGCCggcatctccatcttccagATCACCCCAGTGGAGATCTTGTTCATGTTGCTGGTAGCTGGAGCCTTCACAGAGACTGGCCTCGGCTTCGAGTCTGCCTCCAAGCACATTCTCAAGAGACCCCCCCAGAGT CTCAAATACGGTGTCTTTACCCCCGAGTTCATCTCTGACTTGTTTGCCTACGGCCTCATCATGGCCATTTGCCTGCTCACTGCCTTCATCGCTGTCATTTTTGGCATGTACGACGGCAACTTTGGTCACGACTGCAACCTGCGCTACTCGGAATCTTGCGAAGGTGTCTTCCGCGCTCGCTCGACTTGCTACACGGCCATGATGTGGAttttcgtcttcttcgcctgGGAGCTCGTCGACAGCcgtctttctttcttccacGGCGCCTTCAACAATACAAAGAAGTGGGCCGACAAGTTGTGGAGAAACCCGTTCCTGTTTTGGTCAGTGATGGCTGGCTTCTTTTGCACGTTCCCGACGCTGTACATTCCCGTGCTCAACGACCACGTGTTCTTGCACAAGGGCATCGACAAGGAGTGGGGTGTTGTCTTTGGCGtgaccatcttcttcttcttggcggccGAAACGTACAAGTGGGGCAAGAGAAGGTACCTGAGAAAGAAGggtgagatggtgaggaagggcGAGGGGAGTTCGGAGGAAgacctggagaagaagacgttTGAGAGATTTTACTCGTCGGATAGCGATTATGCCAGCGCCGGGACAGAGAAGGCGTAA